TATTGAAAAAACTATGACATCTGTTAAAAAGAAATTAAACATTGTAGTGGCAGAGAATGGTAACTATCCAAAATTAAAAGAAGTTGTTGATACTTTTATTACAGGCACATTAGACAAGATCGCTGAAGGAGCTAAGACAGCTGCTACTGGGGCTGCAGGTAATGCTATTAGTGAGGTTGTCAAATCTAATGCTGCTGGTGATGGTCCTGATGCAGAAAGTGTAAAGAACCTTGTTAAAGGGATTAAACAAATTGTTGATTTGGTAATAAAAGAAGGTAATGGACAAGCAGATAAAACTACCCCAGCTGATGATGATAAAAAGAATATTGGTAAGTTATTTGGAGCTGAAACTGCCGATGATAAGGGTGCTGAAGAGAAACATGTAGCGGCTGCTAGTGCATCAATAGGGGCGGTAACTGGGGCTGACATATTACAAGCTATTGCTGCTGCTAATGCTGATGCTACGAAGGGTGGTAAAGTTAAGGAAGTGAAAGATGCAGCAGGTTTGGCTTTAGCTAAGGGTACTTCTACTGCTAATGATGATCAACTTACTACTGCAGAATCCAAAAAAGATGCAGTGATTGCAGCAGGAATAGCATTAAGAGCTATGGCTAAAGATGGTAAATTTATTGTTAAGGATACTGCTGAAAAGAAGACTGAAGCTGAGTCTGCTAAAGGAGTTGCTGCTAGTGCTGTAGGCAAAGCATTAAGTACTCTTATTATTGCTATTAGGAATACTGTTGATACTGGTTTAAAGTCAATTAGTGATGCTCTAGCAGCTGTTAAACAAGGAGATAAGTCTGCAGATTTTACTACACCTGCAGAAGCAGCAACTACTGGACAACAACAATAAAGGATTAATAACAATATACATAACTAAATAAAGTCATTTGAGGAAAACTTTTATCTTTGTGAGAATTGTTTTCCTTTTGTTTGTATTTTTGCCCTTGTGATGTAATAAGGAGGCACGTGATAATGAAAAGAATTACTTTATGTGCGTTATTAATAACTTTATTTTTACTTCTTAGCTGTGGCAGTGGTACTACTAGTGCTGAGGATTCTCAGGGTAGATTCTTAAAGTCTGTTATTAGTTTAGGTAATGACTTCTTAAATGTTTTTACTTCCCTTTCTGATATGGTTGGAGGGGTTTTAGGGTTTAATACTACTACTAAGAAGTCTGATGTTGAAAACTACTTTAAGACTATAGAAAAAAGCTTAACAACAACTAAGACATCCCTTGAGAAAATTGTTTCTGACATGAAATCTGAAAAGAATCCTAATGCAGAGGCTACTGATACGGCAGTGAAAAAACTAGTTAGTGAAATACTTAATAAAATAATTGAAGGAGCTAAGACTGCTAGTGAGGTTATTGGTGATGCTGGCGACCCAATTGGTAATGTTGGTGCTAATAATGCTGCTGGTGTTGTTGGGACTGAAGTCGATAAATTAGTTAAGGGTATTAAAGATATAGTAGCTGTGGTACTTAAAGAAGGAAATCCTGAGGCGGGTACTGATAAAAAAGCCGAGGATCTTAGCGCAAGAACAGCTAATGGTAATGGTGAAGCAGGTAAATTATTTGCTGCTAATGCTGGTGATGATGCTAATGCAAAAAAGGTTGCAGCTGATGCAGCTAAGGCTGTTGGGGCTGTAACTGGCGCTGACATCTTGAAAGCCATGATTAAAAATGGTGCTAATTCTGCTGTTGAGGCTGCCAAGGCTAATGCTAAAGATGGAACTATTGCAGGTGCTATTGCATTAACAGCTATGGCTAAGGATGGTAAATTTGCTGGTCCTACTGCTGATAGTGTTGATTATGTTACTGCTGCTAAAGGAGCAGCAATAAGCGCAGTAACTAAAGCATTGGGTACTTTAACTATTGCTATAAGAAATACTGTTGACGTGGGACTTAAAACTGTTAAAGATGCTATGAAATTTAATTCTACTGATACCCCTGTAACTACTGATAATACAACCTCTGAAACTAAAAAATAATCACAGAATTAATAACAAATACATAACTAAATAAAGTCATTTGAGGAAAACTATTTCTCTATTCATGAGATTCGTTTTCCTTTTAGTTGTATCTTGCCCTCCTGAGGTAATAAGGAGGCACGTGATAATGAAAAGAATTACTTTATGTGCGTTATTAATGACTTTATTTTTACTCTTATCTTGTAATACTTCAGGAAAAAATCTTACAGATGATGAAGTGGCTAAATCTGATGGCACTGTTATTGATTTAGCTAAAATAACTAAGAACATCAAAGACTCTGTTGCTTTTGCTAAGAGTGTTACAGAAGTTCATTCTTTAGTTAAGTCCATTGATGAGCTTGCTAAAGCTATTGGTAAGAAAATTCAGAATCAAGATACACTTGGTACTGATAGTGGTAAAAATACTGCATTGATAGCAGGAGTTTTTAGTATCACATTAGATATAGTAAAAAAATCAAAAGCTTTGCAAATTTCAGAATTTATTAAAGATCAACAAAATTTAACCCAAAAAGTTAGTGGTGTTACGACTGCAGCTGAAGCATTTATAAATAAGTTGAAAAATAAAACTGGTGAGTTAGCGGTTGATAGTGGAGCAACTACTGATGATAATGCACAAAAAGCTATAGATAGAAATGGTAAGCCTAGTGGGGAGAATGGAGCAAAAGAGCTTGGTGATTTAAATACAGCAGTTGATACTTTGTTAAAAGATGCTGAAGCTGCAGTAACGTCTGCAATTAAGGAGCTTTCAACTTCTGTTAAACCCTCTAACTAAAGATAAATTATTATTATAAGATTAGTTTTTAATTGATCGTTATTTTCTTATAAAATAAAGTCTATAAATAATAAGCTAAGAGTTTGCTTCTCTTAGCTTTTTTTGTTCTTTTATTTCTTTATTTACTTCCTTTACTACTTTGTTATACTTCTTATGATTCCTTTGATTTCTTTTTTTCTTTTGGTCCTTATATTTATTCATTGATTTTATCTTGTTTTATCATTTGATGATAATTTATATTGCTTATTTGTAATTTTATTTTTACTTTTTAGTTGTGGCAGTGGTACTACTGGTGCTGAGGATCCTAAAACCACATTCTTAAACTCTATTGCTAATTTAGGTAAAGGGTTCTTAGATGTTTTTACTTCTCTTAGTGATATGGTTGCTGGAGCCTTTGGTATTAATGCTGAGACTAAGAAATCTGACATTGGTAACTATTTCACTTCTATTGAAAACACTATGACATCTGTTAAAGAGAAGTTACAAGATCAAGTTACTAAAAATGGGAATTATGAGAAAGTTAAGACAGTTGTTGATAAGTTTATCACTAACACATTAGACAAGATCGCAGAAGGAGCAAAGGAAGCTGCTAAAGGGGCCACTGGTAGCGATGCTATTGGTGGTGCTACTACTGCTGGTCAAGATGCTGTAGCAGCAGACACTACAAGTGTTAACTTACTTGTTAAAGGGATTAAAGAAATAGTTGGTGTGGTTTTGAAAGATGGTGATGGAGATGCTACTAAAACCAAAGATGAACAGCAAAAAACAATTGGTAAGTTACTTGGTGCTAACGCTAATAGTACTGATGCAGAGGCAGCAGCAGCTAGTGCTTCAATCGGAGCTGTAACTGGGGCTGATATCTTACAATCTATTGCTAAGTCTGGTGAGACTGCTAATAATGATGTTGAGATTGAAAAAGCAAAAAATGCTGCTGAGATTGCTGCTGCCAAGAAAGAGGCTAATAAAGAAATTAAAGATGAAGCACAAAAGGATGCAGTTATTGCTGCTGGAATAGCTCTAAGAGCAATGGCTAAGGATGGTAAATTTGCTGCTAAGACTGAAGAGAAATCTGCCAATGCAGTTAATGGTGTTGCTGCTAGTGCTGTAAACAAAACATTAAGTACGCTAATAATAGCAATAAGAAATACTATTGATAGTGGGTTAAAGACAAGCAGTGATGCACTAGCAGCTGTTAAACAAGAAGATAAATCTGCAGATGTTAATACACCTGTAGATGCAGCAACTAGTGGACAATAATAAATTATTATCAATAAAATATGCATAACTAAATAAAGTCATTTGAGGAAAACTCTTCTCTTCATAAGAATTGTTTTCCTTTTATCTATATATTTGTAATAATACTCATATTTAAATAGTACTGATATCAATTTTAATAACATATGATTAGTTTAAACTAATTAATAAACTAAAGAAAATATACACTAAATATTTATGTTATAGTTAGGTACCCTCTTAAATCATATTTTACTAACATAAGGTTCCTATAACAGTTAACATATTATATAATAATTACATAAGGAGTGTTTTATGGGACTTGCTCAACCAGTAGTTACTCAACAAATGGTTATAGCTGAACTTACTAAAGCTGGTATAAATAGAGATATTGCTATTGATCTCTCTTACAGATATTATAAAAATGAGCTTACGCACAAGGATATTGAGTATTTAGAGACTACTTTTAACCTTAAGCTTGAAAAGGTAGAAGCAACTTTACAAGCCGATATTAGAGACCTTGATAATAAAATTGACAACGTTAGAAATGAGTTAAAATCTGATATTAGAGACTTGGATAACAAAATTGATTCTGTTGAGAATAATCTTAACATCAAGATTGATAACGTTAAAAGTGAATTAAAATCTGACATTAGAGACCTTGATAACAAAATTGATTCTGTTGAGAATAATCTTAACATCAAGATTGATACTAAATTCAATGAACTTGATAATAAGATTGATAACGTTAGAGGTGAATTAAAATCTGACATTAAAGATCTAGATACTAAAATCGATACTGTTGAGAATAATCTTAACATCAAAATTGATACTAAGTTCAATGAACTTGATAATAAGATTGATACTGTTAGAATTGAATTGAAATCTGATATTAAAGACTTGGATAATAAAATTGATGTTAACAAAATGGAACTTAAGAGTACATTAAGACTTCATGGTTGGATGTTTGGAACTCTAATTACCCTTAATATAGGAATATTCTTAGCATTAATGTCATTATTAGTAAAGTAGATTTATTTAATTGAGATATTATCAATTATTTTTTTTTATCAAAATCATTTAATTTTTCGTTAACAACAATCAATATGGTTTATTGTTATATCATTTCGAAGTCTTTTTTGCCTCTTAAAAAGTAATAAGGAGGCACGTGATAATGAAAAGAATTACTTTATGTGCGTTATTTTTGACTTTATTTTTACTTCTTGGCTGTGGCAGTGGTACTACTAAGATGGAAGATCCTCAGAGTAGGTTCTTAAAGTCTGTGATTAGTTTAGGTAATGATTTCTTAAATGTTTTTACTTCCCTTTCTGATATGGTTGGAGGGGTTTTAGGTTTTAATACTACTACTAAAAAATCTGATGTTGGGAACTATTTTAAGACTATGCATGATACTCTTTCATCTACTAAGACATCTCTTGAGAAAATTGTTGCTGACATGAAATCTGATAATAATCCTAATGCAGAGGCTACTGATACCGCTGTAAAATCTCTAATTACTAATACTCTTGATCAAATAATCCAGGGTGCTAAGACTGCTAGTGAGGCTATTGGTACTGATAGTAATGACCTGCTTGGTAATGTTGCTGCTCAGAATAACGGTGGTGCTGCTGGTAGTGAAGTCGATAAACTAGTAAAGGGTATTAAATCAATTGTAGATGTGGTACTTGGTGAAAAAAAAGGAAATTCCGATGCTGGGGATGATAAAAAGGCTAGTGATGGTTCTACTGCAAGAACCGCTGCTGCTGGGGATGGTGAATCAGGTAAATTATTTGCTACTGGTGCGGGAGCTGTTGGTGATGTTAACAATTCAAAAAAGGTTGCAGCTGATGCTGCTAAAGCTGTTGGGGCTGTAACTGGCGCTGACATTTTACAAGCTATGATTAAGGATGATGGTGATGCTGTTAAATTAGCTACTTCTCAGAATGCTGGAGCTGCCCCTAAAGATGCTACTATTGCAGGAGGTATAGCACTGCGAGCGATGGCTAAGAATGGTAAATTTGCTGGTCCTAGTGCTGCTGCTGATGATGCTGTTACTGCAGTTAAAGGTGCAGCAATAAGTGCAGTTACTAAAGCATTAGATACTTTAACAATAGCAATA
This window of the Borrelia puertoricensis genome carries:
- a CDS encoding Vsp/OspC family lipoprotein → MKRITLCALLMTLFLLLSCNTSGKNLTDDEVAKSDGTVIDLAKITKNIKDSVAFAKSVTEVHSLVKSIDELAKAIGKKIQNQDTLGTDSGKNTALIAGVFSITLDIVKKSKALQISEFIKDQQNLTQKVSGVTTAAEAFINKLKNKTGELAVDSGATTDDNAQKAIDRNGKPSGENGAKELGDLNTAVDTLLKDAEAAVTSAIKELSTSVKPSN
- a CDS encoding variable large family protein — its product is MKRITLCALFLTLFLLLGCGSGTTKMEDPQSRFLKSVISLGNDFLNVFTSLSDMVGGVLGFNTTTKKSDVGNYFKTMHDTLSSTKTSLEKIVADMKSDNNPNAEATDTAVKSLITNTLDQIIQGAKTASEAIGTDSNDLLGNVAAQNNGGAAGSEVDKLVKGIKSIVDVVLGEKKGNSDAGDDKKASDGSTARTAAAGDGESGKLFATGAGAVGDVNNSKKVAADAAKAVGAVTGADILQAMIKDDGDAVKLATSQNAGAAPKDATIAGGIALRAMAKNGKFAGPSAAADDAVTAVKGAAISAVTKALDTLTIAIRNTIDSGLKTIKDAMNINPTDTTLTNDNQASEAKKN
- a CDS encoding variable large family protein; the protein is MLFLLFSCGSGTTGAEDPKTTFLNSIANLGKGFLDVFTSLSDMVAGAFGINAETKKSDIGNYFTSIENTMTSVKEKLQDQVTKNGNYEKVKTVVDKFITNTLDKIAEGAKEAAKGATGSDAIGGATTAGQDAVAADTTSVNLLVKGIKEIVGVVLKDGDGDATKTKDEQQKTIGKLLGANANSTDAEAAAASASIGAVTGADILQSIAKSGETANNDVEIEKAKNAAEIAAAKKEANKEIKDEAQKDAVIAAGIALRAMAKDGKFAAKTEEKSANAVNGVAASAVNKTLSTLIIAIRNTIDSGLKTSSDALAAVKQEDKSADVNTPVDAATSGQ
- a CDS encoding variable large family protein, giving the protein MKRITLCALLMTLFLLLSCGSGSASAEDPKTTFLNSIANLGKGFLDIFTSLSDMITGALGIKADTKKSDIGKYFSDIEKTMTSVKKKLNIVVAENGNYPKLKEVVDTFITGTLDKIAEGAKTAATGAAGNAISEVVKSNAAGDGPDAESVKNLVKGIKQIVDLVIKEGNGQADKTTPADDDKKNIGKLFGAETADDKGAEEKHVAAASASIGAVTGADILQAIAAANADATKGGKVKEVKDAAGLALAKGTSTANDDQLTTAESKKDAVIAAGIALRAMAKDGKFIVKDTAEKKTEAESAKGVAASAVGKALSTLIIAIRNTVDTGLKSISDALAAVKQGDKSADFTTPAEAATTGQQQ
- the bdr gene encoding Bdr family repetitive protein; this encodes MGLAQPVVTQQMVIAELTKAGINRDIAIDLSYRYYKNELTHKDIEYLETTFNLKLEKVEATLQADIRDLDNKIDNVRNELKSDIRDLDNKIDSVENNLNIKIDNVKSELKSDIRDLDNKIDSVENNLNIKIDTKFNELDNKIDNVRGELKSDIKDLDTKIDTVENNLNIKIDTKFNELDNKIDTVRIELKSDIKDLDNKIDVNKMELKSTLRLHGWMFGTLITLNIGIFLALMSLLVK
- a CDS encoding variable large family protein, giving the protein MKRITLCALLITLFLLLSCGSGTTSAEDSQGRFLKSVISLGNDFLNVFTSLSDMVGGVLGFNTTTKKSDVENYFKTIEKSLTTTKTSLEKIVSDMKSEKNPNAEATDTAVKKLVSEILNKIIEGAKTASEVIGDAGDPIGNVGANNAAGVVGTEVDKLVKGIKDIVAVVLKEGNPEAGTDKKAEDLSARTANGNGEAGKLFAANAGDDANAKKVAADAAKAVGAVTGADILKAMIKNGANSAVEAAKANAKDGTIAGAIALTAMAKDGKFAGPTADSVDYVTAAKGAAISAVTKALGTLTIAIRNTVDVGLKTVKDAMKFNSTDTPVTTDNTTSETKK